The Thermoanaerobaculia bacterium region CGTCCCGCACCTCTCACCCGTCGCCGCCGCCGCCGTCCACCGCGCCCTCGCGAAGGATCCCGCGGAACGCTTCTCCTCGGTCGAAGCGTTCGTCGTGGAGATGGCGCGCGGGATCTCGTTCGGGGACTCCATTCCAACGGTCCGAAGTCCTTTGTAGCAGGCGCGGTGATACGCGCGGTCATACGGGTCCGTACGAGCCGCCCGCGGGCTTAACGTACGCCACCGGTACGCCGCGCCCGCGGGCCGGCTCGCCCGAACCCGCCTTCCCGCACGTCTGACCGCGCCCCGACGTTTTCTAAACACTCCGGCCGGCACTTTCAGCGCTCCTAAACCGCAGGCGCGGCCAGACGCGAGCCCGGCGGGATGCGGACCGCCGCGCGGCGCCCGCAGGCGTACCGAAAGCGTACGTCGGAGGGCGACGCGGGCGGTCCGCGCCCGCCCGGCTCGATGTATGGTCCGCGCCTCCGTTTACGAAGCGGGCAGCACCGCTACCCCGAGCGCTCCCGGACCGCCGTGCGCGCCCAGCACCGGCGAACACTCCAGGATCATCACGTCCGACGACGGGTAACGCGCGCGGATCTCGCGAGCGAGCATCTCGGCCTCGGCGAGCGCGTCGCCGTGGACGACGCCGAAGCGGTGGCGGTCCCCGGGACCCGCGGCCTCGAAGAGATGACGCATCATCTTGCGGACGGCGCGCCGATAGCCGAGCCCCATCCCGGCCGGGCGCGCCTTCCCGTCCGGCCCGATCGTCAAGACCGGGAGGAGATGGAGCGCGCGGGCGATCCGCCCTTTTCCCGCCGACACCCGTCCGCCGCGGACGAGATGCTCGATCGTGGGCACCGCCACGAACAGCCGGACCCGGCTCGCCGCATCGCGCGCGACCTGCGCCGCTTCCTCGGCCGTCGCCCCCGCCTGAACGGCTTCCGCGGCGGCGCGGACGACGAGCCCTTCGGCGATCGAGGCGTTCTTCGAATCGACTTCCAGGATCTCCGTGTCGGGGATCCCCCGCGCGCCGTTGACCGCCGCCTGGAACGTCCCGGAGAGCGCTCCGGAGAGGTGGATCGAGACGACCGATCCGTGGTGCTCCGCCAGCGACTCGTAGAGCTGGTGGAAGTCGGCGGCGGGCGGCTGTGAGGTCTTCGGGTACTCCTTCTCGACGGCGAAGCGGGCGTAGAACTCCGAGGTCCGGATCGTCACCCGGTCGAGCGCGTTCTCCATCCCGAAATGGACCCGAAGCGGGACGAAGTGGATGTCGAGCTCCTCGAGGATCGCGTCCGGAAGATCGCACGCGGAGTCGGTCACGACCGCGACGCGCGAGGACCGGTTCCGGTCGAACCGCTGCTCGTGCTGCCGCCGCATGTCCTCGACCTTCGTCTGGGCGACCGTCGCGAGCTCGGCGAGCTGCGTGAAGACGATCTCCGGCTCGTTGGTGTGGACGTGGACGCGAAGACGGGCCGGGCTTCCCGCGATCACGACCGAATCCCCCAGCAGAGCCACCTTCTGGCGGAGGGCGTCGCGGTCGAGAGACGCGCCTTCGAGGAGCGCCTCCGTGCAGAACCGGAACATGATCGACTCCGGGGAGCGGTCGAACACCGCCGCCGCGGCGTTCTCCGGCGGCTCCGGCAGCGCCCGGCGCGCCGCGTCGCGGATGTAACGGACGATTCCTTCCAGCAGGTAGACGAAGCCCTGCGCGCCGGCGTCGACCACTCCCGATTTCTTCAGGATCGCGAGCTTTTCCGGCGTCTGCGCGAGCGAGTCGCGCGCGGATTTCAGCGAGTCGGAGAGGAGCGCGCCGAAGTCGCGCGCGTGCGCCGCCTGGGCGACGACCGCGGACGCCCAGTCTTTCAGCACGGTCAGGATCGTCCCTTCCTGCGGCCGCTGGATCGCGCTCCGCGCCGACTCCGCCCCGCGGAGCACGGCCTGGCCGAATTCGCCCGTGTCGATCCGCGCCTTCTCGGGCACGGCTTCCGAGAAACCGGTGAGGAACTGGGCGAGGATCGCGCCCGAGTTCCCGCGCGCGCCGGCGACCGCCTCGTCGGCGATCGACGCCGCGGCCGATCGCGCGTCGCGCTCGCTCCCATTGGCCGCCCGCTGCGCGATCCGCGTCAAGGTGATCGCCATGTTCGTTCCGGTGTCGCCGTCCGGTACGGGATAGACGTTGATGCGGTTCAAGGGCTCCGCGCGTTCGGTCACGAATCGGGCGCCGGCGATCATGGCACGGCGCAGGCGGGTGCCGTCGAGATATCGGATCCCCGGGGCCGCCGGGCTCATGGTTCGACGGCGTTGATCGCCGGAACGCTCCCGAGCTTGGCTTTCGCTTCCCTGTTCTTGCGATAGTCGGCGGCGAGGACCGGAAGGTTTTCGAGGTACATGAGGACGACGCCGCAGCCCATGCACGCCCACGGATACGCCTTGTTCCTCGCGCCGCCGATCGAGAGGAAGCCCGTCCACGGCGGCATGAACACGAGATGCCAGCTTTTGTTCGACTTGATCATCTCGCCGCCGCAAAGCGGGCATTTCCGCACGACGACTTCCGACATTGCGGAAGGAACGATAACACGCGGCGCCGCGCCGACGCGGCCCCGGAGCGTCAGGCCGCCGCCCGCTCCGCGAGGAACCGCCGCGCTTGCGCGGCCGCGAACTCCCGGTTCTCCCCCTCCGTCCGCCCGCTCTTCGCGCGCGGCTTGAAGGAGTGATCGCCGTCGGGGACCCAGACGACGCGAATCGATCGACCGAGCCGGTACCCGCCGACCTCGTCCGGCGATCCGAACGGGTCGCGCGTTCCCTGCAGGATGAGCGCGGGTGTGGCGAGATCACGCAGATGCGCCGTGCGGAGCCGGTCGGGCTTTCCGGGCGGATGGAACGGATAGCCGAGGCAGAGCAGGCCGCGGACGCCCGCCTCGTCGGCGACGAGGCTCGCGATCCGCCCGCCGAGCGATTTGCCGCCGACGACGAGGCGTTCCGGACCGAGCTCGCGGATCGCGTCGAGCCAGACTTCCCGAAGCACCGCCTCCCGGTCGGGAGGGCCCGATTTCCCCCCCTCGCGGCGCGCGTGCATGTACGGGAACTCGAAGCGCGCGACGCGGAAGCCCCCCGCGGCGATTCCCTGCGCGATTTCGTTCATGAACGGCGAGTCCATCGGCGCACCCGCGCCGTGCGCGAGCGCCACCGTGAGCTTGGCGTGCTTCGGGCCGTCGAGAAGGAAGGAAGTCACGGCCGCGATTCTACGGTGGCGACGCCGGGTAGAGCGCGATGCATCCACACGCTATAGTCACGCGGTCTTGATCGTCTCCCCGCCGGAGTCCTCCGACCGCGATCTCGCGCTCCGCGCCCTCCGGCCGCGGCCCTTCCCGCACGAAATCATTGCGTTGATCTACGTGGTCGCCGGCGTCGTCCTGCTCGAGCGGCTTCCGGTGACGTATCCGCGGCGTGCGCTCTGGCAGGCCTACCTGACCTTCTTCGGCCCGATCGTGCTGCTCGCCTATTTTCTCTCCCGGCTCGTCCGCCGCCGCCGATCCGACAGCACTCCGCGAGAAGACATGGCGGTGCTCGGAAGGATCGGGGCCGTGCTCGCTCTGACGCTGCCCGTTCACTTCCTGCTCAAAAGCTTCATCTTCCTGATCAATCCGCGGACGTGGGACCTCGAGCTCTCCGCGTGGGACCAGGCCCTTCACTTCGGCATCAGCCCGAGCCGTTTCCTCGTGGCCCTGTTTCGGAATCCGATCTTCCTTCACGGGCTCGACATCGCCTACTCGGCCGCGTACTACTTCTTCATCGTGGGAACGACCGCGGCCTGCTTCGCGCTGCTCTCCCATCGAATGCGATTCGTGCTCGGCTCCTCTTACATGCTTCTCTGGATGTTCGGAGCGATCCTCTATCTCGCCTTCCCGTCGTGGGGTCCGGTATTCGTCTTTTCGAACGACTTCCGGTCGCCGCTCGCCCACATGCCGATCACGCGGTCGATTCAGCACCAGCTCTTTCTCGAGATTTCGTCTCTGGTCAACGACCCCCTCGGACGGCGAATCGTGCGTTTCGGTTCGGTGGCGGCGTTTCCGAGCCTCCACGTCGGTGAAGTCCTTCTTCTCGCGCTCGCGAGCCGCGCGATCTCGAAACGGTGGTTCGTCTGGAACGTCGTCTTCCTCGCCCTCATCGTGATCGGATCCGTCGTCTCCGGATATCACTACCTCATCGACGCCTACGGCGGTGTCGCGATCGCGCTTTTGTCCTGGTGGCTGGGGAACAAGCTCTTTCCGAAACCGCCGGCGGCCTCGCCGTCACGACCGCAATGAATCGTGGACTATGGAAGCCGCTCCCGGCCTCCCCGCCGAGTTAAGCGGCTCTGCCGCTTCAACTCGGCGCTATTGCGCGAGCAAGGAACGGACCGTCGTCAGCGGGTCGGGCGCCAGCGCAATATGGGATTCTTCGCCGCGCGCACCTCGTCCACGCGCCGCACCGGCGTCGTGTAGGGCGCGCCCGCGAAGATCCCGGGGTTCTCGCGCGCCTCCTGCGCGATCGTCCGCATCGCCTCGATGAAAAGGTCGAGCTCGGGCTTTCCTTCCGTCTCGGTGGGCTCGATCATCAGCGCGCCCGGGACGATCAGCGGGAACGACACGGTCGGCGGCGGGAATCCGAAATCCATGAGACGCTTGGCGATGTCGCCGTTGTGGATGCCGTGCTCGGCCTGCCGCTTGTCGGAGAAGACGACCTCGTGCATCGTCGGCGCGTCGTACTTCAGGTGATAGAGGTCCGAGAGCCGCGCCCGGATGTAGTTCGCGTTCAGGACCGCGTTCCTGGCGACCTCGCCGATCTCCTCGCCGTACGACAGGATGTACGACAGCGCCCGCACGAGAACGCCGAACTGCGACGAGAAGGAACGCAGCCGACCGATCGACTCCGGCCGGTCGGCGTCGAGCCGGAAGCTCCCGTCCTCGCGGCGTTCGATCGTCGGCACGGGCATGTGGGGGACGAGCGGTTCGGCGACCGCGACGGGTCCCGCGCCCGGACCGCCTCCGCCGTGCGGCGTCGAGAACGTCTTGTGCAGGTTCATGTGCATCACGTCGATGCCCATGCGGCCGGGATTCGCGAGGCCGACGAACGCGTTGAAGTTCGCGCCGTCCCCGTAGAGGAATCCCCCCTTCCGGTGGACGATCTCCGCGATCTCGCCGATCCGACGTTCGAAGATCCCGAGCGTGTTCGGCACCGTCATCATCAGCGCGGCGACCTCGTCGGTCATCGCCTCCTCGAGGACGTGCAGGTCGAGCCGCCCGTTCGCGTTCGACGAGAGCTCCCGGACCTGGTAGCCCGCGAAGCTCGCCGTCGCCGGGTTCGTCCCGTGCGCCGAGTCGGGGATGAGGACGTACTTCCGGGGGTTGCCGCGCTTCTCGAGCGCTTTTCGGATCATCAGGATCCCGGCGAGCTCTCCCTGGGCGCCCGCGCACGGCGTCAGTGTGACGCGCGCGAGGCCGGTGAGCTCGGCGAGGATCCGCTCGAGCCGCCACATCAGCGCGAGGTTCCCCTGTGACAGCGCTTCCGGGGCGTACGGGTGCGAGGCCGCGAAGCCCGGCAGCCGCGCCATCTCCTCGTTGATTCGAGGGTTGTGCTTCATCGTGCAGGAGCCGAGCGGGTAGAGACCGTCCTCGATCCCGAGGTTCATCCGCGAGAGCCGCGTGAAGTGGCGCGCGACGTCGACCTCGGAAACCTCCGTCTCCCCTTCGATCTCTCCGCGCCGGAGCGCCTCCGGAATGCCGATCTTCTCCGGCACGTCGAGCGGCGGAAGGGAGTAACCGCGCTTGCCGGGACGCGACCGCTCGAAGATCAGCCCCTCGTCGCGCGACTTCACTTCAGCCTCGCGAGCTCGGCCGCGTAGACGTCCATCTCGGCGCGGGTGTTCATCTCCGTCACGGCGACGAGGAAGTCGCGGTCGCGCTCCGGGTACCACGGCGCGAGCGGAACGCCCGCGAGGATCCCCTTCTCGGCCAGCGCGGCGACGACCTCCCGGGCCGGTTTCGGCCCGCGCACCGCGAACTCGTTGAAGGTCGGTCCGTCGGTCGCGATCGCGAAGCCGGGAACCGCGGCGATCTTCTCCTTCAGGTACTCGGCCTTCGACGCGCACTGGATCGCGGTTTCCCGAAGCCCCGCCTTCCCCATGAGCGAGAGATAGACGTTCGAGCAGAGGGCCATCAGTCCCTGGTTCGTGCAGATGTTCGACGTCGCCTTCTCGCGGCGAATGTGCTGCTCGCGCGTCGAGAGCGTCAGGCAGAACGCGCGGCGCCCTTCCGCGTCGACGGTCTCCCCCGCCAGGCGCCCGGGCATCTGGCGCTTGTGGGCGTCGCGGCAGGCGAGGAACCCGAGCGCGGGCGCGCCGTACGACATCGGGACGCCGAGCGATCGCGCCTCGCCGCAGGCGATGTCGAGCCCCGCGTCGCCGGGGGGCGACAGCAGCGCGAGCGAGATCGCCTCGGCGACCACGCCGACCGCCATCGCGCCGCAGGACGACGCCGCGTCGCGCGCTTCGTTCCATCCGCGCACGCGGCCGAAGAAATCGGGAGACTGCGCGGCGACGGCGAAGGTCTGCGCGTCGCAGGAGGCCGCGAGGTCCGCGTCGTCGACCTCGACGAGCTCGAACGAGAGATTGTGGAAATACGTTCGGACCGTCTCGCGGTACTCCGGATGAATGTTCTTCGAGAGGACCGCGCGGTGGCGCCCCTTCGCGAGCCGGCTCGCCATGAGGAGCGCCTCGACGAGCGCCGTCGCTCCCTCGTAGAGCGAGGCGTTGGCGACCTCCATCCCGGTCAGGAGCGCCATGTGCGTCTGCCACTCGAAGATCGAGACGAGCGTTCCCTGCGAGATCTCGGGCTGGTAGGGGGTGTAGGAGGAGAGCCACTCCTCGCGGTAGAGGGTCTGGTCGGCGATCGCCGGGACGTAATGGTGGTAGCAGCCGGCGCCGAGGAAGTGGGCGTGCGTGCGGGCGTGGGCGTTTCGGGACGAAACCGAACCGAGCTCGCGGCGGACCTCGA contains the following coding sequences:
- a CDS encoding DegV family protein, which produces MSPAAPGIRYLDGTRLRRAMIAGARFVTERAEPLNRINVYPVPDGDTGTNMAITLTRIAQRAANGSERDARSAAASIADEAVAGARGNSGAILAQFLTGFSEAVPEKARIDTGEFGQAVLRGAESARSAIQRPQEGTILTVLKDWASAVVAQAAHARDFGALLSDSLKSARDSLAQTPEKLAILKKSGVVDAGAQGFVYLLEGIVRYIRDAARRALPEPPENAAAAVFDRSPESIMFRFCTEALLEGASLDRDALRQKVALLGDSVVIAGSPARLRVHVHTNEPEIVFTQLAELATVAQTKVEDMRRQHEQRFDRNRSSRVAVVTDSACDLPDAILEELDIHFVPLRVHFGMENALDRVTIRTSEFYARFAVEKEYPKTSQPPAADFHQLYESLAEHHGSVVSIHLSGALSGTFQAAVNGARGIPDTEILEVDSKNASIAEGLVVRAAAEAVQAGATAEEAAQVARDAASRVRLFVAVPTIEHLVRGGRVSAGKGRIARALHLLPVLTIGPDGKARPAGMGLGYRRAVRKMMRHLFEAAGPGDRHRFGVVHGDALAEAEMLAREIRARYPSSDVMILECSPVLGAHGGPGALGVAVLPAS
- a CDS encoding alpha/beta family hydrolase; amino-acid sequence: MTSFLLDGPKHAKLTVALAHGAGAPMDSPFMNEIAQGIAAGGFRVARFEFPYMHARREGGKSGPPDREAVLREVWLDAIRELGPERLVVGGKSLGGRIASLVADEAGVRGLLCLGYPFHPPGKPDRLRTAHLRDLATPALILQGTRDPFGSPDEVGGYRLGRSIRVVWVPDGDHSFKPRAKSGRTEGENREFAAAQARRFLAERAAA
- a CDS encoding phosphatase PAP2 family protein; this translates as MIVSPPESSDRDLALRALRPRPFPHEIIALIYVVAGVVLLERLPVTYPRRALWQAYLTFFGPIVLLAYFLSRLVRRRRSDSTPREDMAVLGRIGAVLALTLPVHFLLKSFIFLINPRTWDLELSAWDQALHFGISPSRFLVALFRNPIFLHGLDIAYSAAYYFFIVGTTAACFALLSHRMRFVLGSSYMLLWMFGAILYLAFPSWGPVFVFSNDFRSPLAHMPITRSIQHQLFLEISSLVNDPLGRRIVRFGSVAAFPSLHVGEVLLLALASRAISKRWFVWNVVFLALIVIGSVVSGYHYLIDAYGGVAIALLSWWLGNKLFPKPPAASPSRPQ
- the gcvPB gene encoding aminomethyl-transferring glycine dehydrogenase subunit GcvPB; translation: MKSRDEGLIFERSRPGKRGYSLPPLDVPEKIGIPEALRRGEIEGETEVSEVDVARHFTRLSRMNLGIEDGLYPLGSCTMKHNPRINEEMARLPGFAASHPYAPEALSQGNLALMWRLERILAELTGLARVTLTPCAGAQGELAGILMIRKALEKRGNPRKYVLIPDSAHGTNPATASFAGYQVRELSSNANGRLDLHVLEEAMTDEVAALMMTVPNTLGIFERRIGEIAEIVHRKGGFLYGDGANFNAFVGLANPGRMGIDVMHMNLHKTFSTPHGGGGPGAGPVAVAEPLVPHMPVPTIERREDGSFRLDADRPESIGRLRSFSSQFGVLVRALSYILSYGEEIGEVARNAVLNANYIRARLSDLYHLKYDAPTMHEVVFSDKRQAEHGIHNGDIAKRLMDFGFPPPTVSFPLIVPGALMIEPTETEGKPELDLFIEAMRTIAQEARENPGIFAGAPYTTPVRRVDEVRAAKNPILRWRPTR
- the gcvPA gene encoding aminomethyl-transferring glycine dehydrogenase subunit GcvPA; protein product: MKFLPSSDDERARMLAAIGVGKVEDLFEDVPEAVRTTKKPPLGRPLSEIEVRRELGSVSSRNAHARTHAHFLGAGCYHHYVPAIADQTLYREEWLSSYTPYQPEISQGTLVSIFEWQTHMALLTGMEVANASLYEGATALVEALLMASRLAKGRHRAVLSKNIHPEYRETVRTYFHNLSFELVEVDDADLAASCDAQTFAVAAQSPDFFGRVRGWNEARDAASSCGAMAVGVVAEAISLALLSPPGDAGLDIACGEARSLGVPMSYGAPALGFLACRDAHKRQMPGRLAGETVDAEGRRAFCLTLSTREQHIRREKATSNICTNQGLMALCSNVYLSLMGKAGLRETAIQCASKAEYLKEKIAAVPGFAIATDGPTFNEFAVRGPKPAREVVAALAEKGILAGVPLAPWYPERDRDFLVAVTEMNTRAEMDVYAAELARLK